GTGACACTGTTCCTTCATTCTCCTTTTTTGATGATCCGGTCACTTCCTATGGTAAAATGATATAAATTGACTCTGGTTATAAACATACTAGGATGTTCATTACTGTGTCACTTATAATGAAAACTCAAGAATAACCTATAAATTCAACAAGAGGGGAAACAGTCTGTCTCTATTAAATATGGTCTGTGTCTGTGATGGGATATTGTACAGCCATTACAAATCATATTTCATCTCTGAGTGGCAGAattatggatgatttttattgtattctttatactttgtgcTGTCATCCACATTTCCCCTGATCCTATTACTTTTGGAGTTAGGAACATAAATCAGCAAATGCTGTTAACAGAAAGGAAAGCTCTGGGTCTTTGGAACATAGGTGTCCAGGTGAACCACAGGGCCTTCTGAAATGTCTTCCTTTGGATCTGTGTTGATCCAGGCGATCTGTCGGGGAGAAATGTCGAAGCAGGTCAAGAGATGTTCTGCTCAGGTTTCCAGACATGTGCCCGGGAGGTGCTTCAGTACCTGGCCAAGCACGAGAACACCCGGGACCTGAAATCTTCCCAGCTCGTCACCCACCTCCACCGTGTGGTCTCCGAGCTCCTGCAGGGTGGTACCGCCAGGAAGCCGTCAGACCCAGCTGCCAAAGCAATGGACTTCAAGGAGAAACCCAGCTCCCTGGCCAAAGGCTCTGAAGGCCCAGGGAAAAACTGTGTGCCAGTCATCCAGAGGACTTTCGCTCACTCGAGCGGCGAGCAGAGTGGCAGTGACACGGACACAGACAGCGGCTACGGAGGAGAATCGGAGAAGACTGAGCTGCGTGTCGAGCAGCCGTACTTCAAAAGTGATCACGGACGCAGGTTCACCATGGGAGAAAGGATCGGTGCTATTAAGCAAGAATCCGAAGAGCCCCCCATGAAAAAGAGCAGAATGCAGCTCTCAGATGATGAAGGCCATTTCACTAGCAGTGACCTGATCAGCTCCCCGTTCCTGGGCCCACACCCGCACCAGCCTCCCTTTTGCCTGCCCTTCTATCTGATCCCACCGTCAGCGACTGCCTACTTGCCCATGCTGGAGAAATGCTGGTATCCCACCTCTGTCCCAGTGTTATACCCAGGCCTCAACGCCTCTGCCGCAGCTCTCACCAGCTTCATGAACCCAGACAAGATCTCAGCCCCCTTGCTCATGCCCCAGAGACTCCCTTCTCCCTTGCCAGCCCATCCGGCCATCGACTCTTCCGCCCTGCTCCAAGCTCTGAAGCAGATCCCCCCTTTAAACTTAGAAACCAAAGACTAAACTATTTAGGGGATCCTGCTGCTTCGCTTTCCTTCCTCcctacttccaaaaaaaaaaaaaacatgtgttTGTGAGTGTAGCAGGATTGTTCCAGCGTGTATGCCAAGATCATCTGAGGCAGGGAGAGAAGattcaggggtgtgtgtgtgtgtgtgtgtgtgtgtgtgtgcgcgcacgtgcgCGCACGCGCATATGCATTGTGTGTTGGTATGGGACATTAAAGCTCCTTTTGGTGTAGGGAAGACGTGAAGGATTGCCTGACATCAGGAGATTTAGGGGGGACTGTCGCAGACCTCTGGGCTTTTCCCCTCCCAGAGAATAGCCCCCTCTGATACAGATCAGCTGGATTTTCAAAAGCTTCAAAGTCTTGGTCTGTGAGTCAGTCTTCACTTTGGGAGCCAGGTCTGTGGCTTTGAGCAAAAGGTACTTTCAAAAGAGGGCTTTCCAGAGTGCAGTTCCCAGCCAGCTCTTATGACCCCACCCTGCTCCCTTTTATTGTCTCCGTGACTCACCACACGGGGAGAGGGCAGCCAGACTGAGCTTTCTGCAAAGTGGTGAGGTAGCAGACACTGGCATAACACGGTAGTGGTTTGGGGAGATTTCCGCAGGTCTGCTCTCCACCCCTGCCTCGGGTGAGTAAAGAGAATGTAGTTCCCTACTCAGGCTTTCGAAGTGATTCGCTTACTAACGAACTGAAAAGGGCCCCCTGGTACAAGCCCAGCtgccaggggaggagggaggagggaggggtcccCCGGGCCTCTGGCACCTGTTTCTAGTCTCACCTAGAAACAGTTTCTCTGTCCAGGGAACCAAACCAGGCTCTGAGAGATGCAGGTGCCTAAGTTCCAAGCACCCCAGAGTACGTAAAAGCTGAGTAACAAATTGCAGTTTCAACAAGCAAAGCCAGACTCGGCTCTCAGCTCTATCCCAAAACTCCTTTTAACCAAGCTTAGCTTCTTAAAGGCCTAACCAACCCTTGGCAAAGCAGCATCCTTTCTGCAGGCTAATTGCCCTCGCCCGACGGCGTATGGAGTGTCCTTATTGCTAAAAAGGATTCTGTCTTCTTcaaagaagttttatttttggTCCAGAGTACTTTTCTGACTTGTCCAGCTCGCCCTGCACCAGCTTTTTGAAATGCACTATGCTTGATCACTGATCgtgttttaactttttcttttcctgtttttattttggtattAAAGTCGTTGCCTTTATTTGTAAaactgttataaatatatattatataaatatattaaaaaggaaaatgtttcagatgtttatttgtataattaCTTGATCtacaaaagtgagaaaaaatgaaTGTATTCCTGTTTTTgaagagaataatttttttttctctagggaGAGGTACAGTGTCTATATTTTGGAGCCTTCCTGAA
Above is a genomic segment from Eubalaena glacialis isolate mEubGla1 chromosome 7, mEubGla1.1.hap2.+ XY, whole genome shotgun sequence containing:
- the BHLHE40 gene encoding class E basic helix-loop-helix protein 40, which produces MERIPSAQPPPACLPKAPGLEPGDLPGMDFAHMYQVYKSRRGIKRSEDSKETYKLPHRLIEKKRRDRINECIAQLKDLLPEHLKLTTLGHLEKAVVLELTLKHVKALTNLIDQQQQKIIALQSGLQAGDLSGRNVEAGQEMFCSGFQTCAREVLQYLAKHENTRDLKSSQLVTHLHRVVSELLQGGTARKPSDPAAKAMDFKEKPSSLAKGSEGPGKNCVPVIQRTFAHSSGEQSGSDTDTDSGYGGESEKTELRVEQPYFKSDHGRRFTMGERIGAIKQESEEPPMKKSRMQLSDDEGHFTSSDLISSPFLGPHPHQPPFCLPFYLIPPSATAYLPMLEKCWYPTSVPVLYPGLNASAAALTSFMNPDKISAPLLMPQRLPSPLPAHPAIDSSALLQALKQIPPLNLETKD